In the genome of Natronomonas salina, the window GTCTCGGGGTACGCCCCGGGGACGGCGTGCTACGAGTGCCTCCGCCAGCGCGTCGACGCGGCCGACCCGGAGACCGACGGCGGCGACTACGACCCGTCGACGGCCCGGTTCGCGGGCGCGCTCGCCGGTCGCGAACTCGCGACGCTCGTCGCCGGCGGCCAGTCGGCGGTGATGGGGGGCGTCGTCGAGGTCCCGCACGCCCAGCGACGGGTCCTGCCGGTGCCGTTCTGCGACTGCGGGACGCCGACGGCGGAGGGACTCCGGAGAACCCACGAGGGGCGGTCGCTGGACGAGTCGCTGGCGGCGGCCGAGATGGCGTTCGACGCCCGCGTCGGTCCCGTCTCGAGCGTCGGGGAGGCGGAGTCGTTCCCGGTGCCCTACTACCTGGCGACGCTGGCGGACGCCCCCTTCTCCGACGGCGACGTGCCGGGCCACGCGGCGGGCGTGGCGGCCGACTGGGACCCGGCGTTCATGAAGGCGCTCGGCGAGGCGCTGGAGCGCTACGGGGCGGCCGTCTACCGGACGTCCGAGTTCGAGACCGACCCGACGGACCCGGTCGCTCCGGAACGGTTCGTCCGGCCGGGCGACCCGCCGGCGTCCGTCGAGTACTGGCGGGAGGCCGAGCACCTCGGCACGGGGAAGGCGGTCCACCTGCCGGCCGAACTCGTCGTCTTCCCGCCGCCGGAGCGGAACATCCGACCGCCGATCACGACCGGGCTCGGCCTGGGCAACGGCGGCGTCGACGCGCTGCTGTCGGGGCTCTACGAGGTCGTCGAGCGGGACGCCGCGATGCTGGCGTGGTACTCGACCTACGAGCCGCTCGGGCTGGCCGTCGACGACGAGGGCTTCGAGACCCTCGCCGCGCGGGCGCGGAGCGAGGACCTGACGGCGACCGCGCTGCTGCTCACCCAGGACGTCGACGTGCCGGTGGTCGCGGCCTGCGTCCACCGCGAGGGCGAGTGGCCGCGGTTCGCCGCCGGGATGTCCGCGGACCTCGACCCCGAGGCGGCGGCCCGCGGCGCGCTCGAGGAGGCCGTCCAGAACTGGCTGGAGCTGCGGCGGATGGGCCCCGACCGGGCCGCCGAGGAGTCCGGCGCCATCGGTCCGTACGCCGACTTCCCCGATGCGGCCCGCTCGTTCGTCGACCCGGAGACGACGGTCCCGGCGGCGAACGTGGGGCCGGCGACGGTCCCGGACGGCCAGGCGGAACTCGACGCGGTCGTCGAGCGGGTCGAGGACGTCGGTCTGGAGGTCTACGGCGCGCGGCTGACCCCCCGCGACGTCGAGCACCTCGGCTTCGAGGCGGTCAGGGTCGTCGTCCCTGGGGCGCAGCCGCTGTTCACGGACGACCCCTATTTCGGCGCCCGGGCCGACGAGGTCCCGGAACAGCTCGGGTTCGAGCCGGCTCCCGACCGCGAGCACCATCCCTTCCCCTGAGGGCGGCGACCGCCGGAGGGGACGGCCCCGGAGACCAGATAACTGGACAATATGTTTATATTTCTACAGTATCTACTCGGAATCAGAGAACCATGTCGGC includes:
- a CDS encoding YcaO-like family protein; the encoded protein is MTTVGLAGDGPAAAAVRAAIEDTDVESTPVDPQVIGRVDVAVAVGPVGDGGFRDARDAALSSETPLLAVELGGVGGTPVADVDAAVSGYAPGTACYECLRQRVDAADPETDGGDYDPSTARFAGALAGRELATLVAGGQSAVMGGVVEVPHAQRRVLPVPFCDCGTPTAEGLRRTHEGRSLDESLAAAEMAFDARVGPVSSVGEAESFPVPYYLATLADAPFSDGDVPGHAAGVAADWDPAFMKALGEALERYGAAVYRTSEFETDPTDPVAPERFVRPGDPPASVEYWREAEHLGTGKAVHLPAELVVFPPPERNIRPPITTGLGLGNGGVDALLSGLYEVVERDAAMLAWYSTYEPLGLAVDDEGFETLAARARSEDLTATALLLTQDVDVPVVAACVHREGEWPRFAAGMSADLDPEAAARGALEEAVQNWLELRRMGPDRAAEESGAIGPYADFPDAARSFVDPETTVPAANVGPATVPDGQAELDAVVERVEDVGLEVYGARLTPRDVEHLGFEAVRVVVPGAQPLFTDDPYFGARADEVPEQLGFEPAPDREHHPFP